The Longimicrobiales bacterium genome includes a window with the following:
- a CDS encoding DUF1552 domain-containing protein, whose translation MNLISGVHLPRRTFLRGVGASVALPFLDAMEPAGRVWSRAARASDPTRLVAIEIVHGAAGSNAWGASQNLWSPAAEGRDFDLTPSALSPLESYRKALTIISNTDVRMAEAAQAPEIGGDHFRSSAVFLTQSHPKQTESSDVHVGTSLDQIYARRFGQDTPIPSMQLCIENVDQAGGCAYGYACAYTDTISWASPSDPLPMIRDPRVAFDQLFGAGGTARERARRRNTTVSILDWITSDIARLKRELGAQDMERLDRYLDNVRELERRIQAVESQNASGEPRELPTAPAGVPDSFSDHVKLMFDLQALAFASDMTRVFSFKLGRDASSRVYPESGTDTGFHPASHHGGREQAVVDFAKINQYHVSLLPYFLEKLEGLAEGDSNLLEKTMILYGSPMADGNLHNHRRCPLIVLGGAKGRLRGESHVRAPDETPMANALLGLMHTLGMDDLESFGDSTGVLPLS comes from the coding sequence ATGAATCTGATCAGTGGTGTGCACCTCCCAAGGCGGACGTTCCTCCGCGGGGTCGGGGCGTCGGTGGCGCTTCCGTTTCTCGATGCGATGGAGCCCGCCGGGCGTGTATGGTCCAGGGCGGCCCGTGCAAGCGATCCGACCCGACTCGTCGCAATCGAGATCGTCCACGGAGCTGCGGGGAGCAACGCCTGGGGCGCGAGCCAGAACCTGTGGTCCCCCGCGGCCGAAGGCAGAGACTTCGATCTCACACCCAGCGCGCTTTCCCCGCTCGAGTCCTACCGGAAGGCCCTCACGATCATCAGCAACACCGACGTGCGCATGGCCGAGGCGGCTCAGGCCCCGGAGATCGGTGGTGATCACTTTCGTTCGAGCGCCGTATTCCTCACTCAGTCGCACCCCAAACAGACCGAGAGTTCCGACGTCCACGTCGGCACCTCGCTCGATCAGATCTACGCTCGCCGTTTCGGGCAAGACACGCCGATTCCCTCCATGCAACTCTGCATCGAGAACGTAGACCAGGCTGGTGGATGCGCGTACGGCTACGCTTGCGCCTACACGGACACGATCAGTTGGGCGTCTCCGAGCGATCCGCTCCCGATGATCCGCGATCCGCGAGTCGCCTTCGATCAGCTGTTCGGCGCGGGGGGGACCGCTAGGGAACGGGCTCGCCGTCGCAATACGACGGTCAGCATTCTCGACTGGATCACTTCAGATATCGCGCGCCTCAAGCGCGAGCTCGGCGCGCAGGACATGGAGCGCCTCGACCGCTACCTGGACAATGTTCGGGAGTTGGAGAGGCGCATTCAGGCCGTCGAGTCCCAGAACGCGAGTGGTGAGCCCCGCGAACTGCCGACCGCGCCGGCCGGCGTCCCGGACTCGTTCAGTGATCACGTCAAGCTGATGTTCGATCTTCAGGCACTCGCGTTCGCCTCCGACATGACGCGGGTGTTCTCATTCAAGCTCGGGCGTGACGCATCGTCTCGCGTTTACCCGGAAAGTGGCACTGACACCGGATTCCACCCCGCGTCGCACCACGGCGGTCGGGAGCAAGCGGTGGTCGACTTTGCGAAGATCAACCAGTATCACGTGAGCCTGTTGCCGTACTTCCTGGAGAAGCTCGAGGGACTCGCCGAGGGTGACTCGAACCTCCTTGAAAAGACGATGATCCTCTACGGTTCGCCGATGGCGGATGGAAACCTCCACAACCATCGTCGCTGCCCACTCATCGTTCTGGGCGGCGCGAAGGGGCGCTTGCGCGGCGAATCGCACGTGCGTGCGCCCGACGAGACACCAATGGCCAACGCGCTCCTCGGCCTGATGCACACGCTTGGAATGGACGACCTCGAGTCCTTCGGAGACAGCACCGGCGTGCTGCCGCTGAGCTGA
- a CDS encoding ankyrin repeat domain-containing protein yields MRSAALLALLGLAFLGAALPESPVADAAMRGDVVEVRALLARGAEVDAAQGDGMTGLHWAADRGDAELTAVLLAAGAHTTAVTRLAAYTPVHLAARSGHAGVVDALLAAGADPAAVTTSGQATALHFAAAAGSAPAVGALVKAGADPNARETSWGQTPLMFAAAAGQVVAVRALLAEGADPWLTARVIDMEKRDAADQADQSRRNRRIEAQRAGVPFAELPEGPTSQNVNEAQRDRVAQPISRAKRLGPYGGLSALLMAVRDGHAEVAAALLQGGADVDQPSAGDRTTPLLMASINGHFDLAMRLLEAGADANASSIAGATPLYVTVNAQWIPRSRHPQPAARLQQAVTYLELMSALLEAGADPNRRLEMSLWFTTFGDDYLGVDRMGATPFWRAAYALDIDAMKLLLAHGADPNIPTLKPAGRSRGRPVGADESGLPPVPVGGPGVWPIHAASGVGYGEGFAANIHEHVPEGWLASVRFLVEEVGVDVNARDFKGFNAIHHAAARGDDELIMYLVGEGVDVTAVARSGQTTADMANGPVQRISPFLGTVALLESLGSKNNHRCVGC; encoded by the coding sequence ATGAGATCCGCCGCTTTATTGGCCCTGTTGGGTCTGGCGTTTCTCGGCGCGGCGCTCCCTGAGTCACCGGTCGCGGACGCCGCGATGCGCGGTGACGTCGTTGAAGTGCGGGCGCTCCTCGCTCGCGGGGCGGAGGTAGACGCCGCGCAGGGGGACGGCATGACCGGTCTCCACTGGGCTGCCGACCGTGGCGACGCCGAACTCACCGCCGTCCTTCTCGCCGCCGGTGCGCACACCACCGCAGTGACGCGACTGGCGGCCTACACCCCGGTCCATCTCGCGGCGCGTAGCGGTCACGCGGGCGTCGTCGATGCGCTCCTCGCAGCCGGTGCCGATCCCGCGGCGGTTACGACCTCTGGGCAGGCGACCGCACTCCACTTTGCTGCAGCCGCGGGAAGCGCCCCGGCCGTAGGGGCCCTGGTGAAGGCCGGGGCCGACCCGAATGCTCGGGAGACCTCGTGGGGACAAACACCCCTCATGTTCGCTGCTGCTGCGGGGCAGGTGGTCGCTGTACGGGCGTTGCTCGCCGAAGGCGCCGACCCATGGCTCACGGCACGCGTGATCGACATGGAGAAGAGGGATGCGGCCGATCAGGCCGATCAGTCTCGCCGTAATCGCCGCATCGAGGCTCAGCGCGCTGGCGTGCCGTTCGCCGAGCTCCCAGAGGGACCGACGTCCCAGAACGTGAACGAAGCTCAGCGCGACCGTGTCGCCCAACCGATATCGCGGGCTAAAAGACTCGGGCCCTACGGGGGACTCAGCGCGCTCCTCATGGCCGTGCGTGACGGCCACGCGGAAGTCGCTGCTGCGCTCCTTCAGGGAGGTGCCGATGTAGATCAGCCGAGTGCCGGCGATCGTACCACGCCACTCTTGATGGCCTCGATCAACGGGCACTTCGACCTCGCGATGCGACTCTTGGAAGCTGGGGCCGACGCGAACGCCTCGAGCATCGCGGGCGCCACCCCTCTCTACGTTACCGTGAATGCGCAGTGGATTCCCCGGTCACGGCATCCTCAGCCGGCAGCTCGGCTACAGCAGGCCGTGACGTATCTGGAGTTGATGAGCGCGCTTCTGGAGGCCGGCGCCGATCCGAACCGACGACTCGAGATGTCGCTTTGGTTCACCACCTTCGGGGACGACTACCTCGGTGTGGACCGGATGGGTGCGACGCCCTTCTGGCGGGCGGCGTACGCGCTCGATATCGACGCGATGAAGCTCCTGCTCGCGCATGGTGCGGATCCCAATATTCCGACGCTCAAGCCGGCCGGCCGCAGCCGCGGCCGACCTGTCGGGGCTGACGAGTCAGGACTGCCTCCAGTGCCGGTCGGCGGTCCCGGTGTCTGGCCGATCCATGCCGCTTCGGGTGTAGGGTACGGGGAGGGTTTCGCGGCCAACATCCACGAACATGTGCCCGAAGGCTGGCTGGCTTCGGTGAGGTTCCTGGTAGAAGAGGTCGGCGTAGATGTGAACGCGCGGGACTTCAAGGGCTTCAACGCCATCCACCACGCGGCGGCGCGCGGCGATGACGAGTTAATCATGTACCTCGTCGGAGAAGGCGTCGACGTGACGGCGGTCGCTAGGAGTGGTCAGACCACCGCCGACATGGCGAACGGGCCGGTCCAGCGTATTTCGCCGTTCCTTGGGACCGTAGCGCTACTCGAAAGCCTCGGATCGAAGAATAATCACAGGTGCGTCGGCTGCTAG
- a CDS encoding DUF5916 domain-containing protein: protein MTRRRVFPTLAKWVAAANLIGLLGGAGLASAQEPSLGVPGMSLKRAVAVAVPPGSIRVDGRLDEVFWAQIPPVADFTQKEPVEGADPTERTEVRFAFDDEALYVGARMFSSGGRAAIQAPLGRRDAGDLAEYLLVSLDTHLDRRTAYSFGVTAAGVRLDHFHGSDSESEVDRGFDPVWRASVTTDDTGWTAEMWIPLSQLRYSALGEQAWGLNMERSIPSKNESDYWIAVPRTERAWASRFGELRGVRTEDLGRRVELRPYATAGSSRNGDRDRANPFDDGVNLRGRIGLDLKMGVGPNLTLDATITPDFGQVEADPAVVNLTDAETLLPERRPFFTEGNALINGPVNNYFYSRRIGAAPPGSAQGDFVDRPNTSTIIGAAKVTGRLPSGTLIGVLAAVTGQESAKTYDVGSQAFDEVVVAPRTAYGSARVQQEFGPDGSSAGVMVTGVHRDLAADDPLASSLVQNSVTVNGNTFLRLADATHELSISGGLTYVGGEKEAITRLQRNSSRYFQRPDATHVRVDPERTSMVGAKATVQAEKISGRHWLWNITADLESPEGEFNNLGRLVTGDGLQLRPSITYRELTPGRLFRNYRFDFSDTSEWNFAYEHQSTFLAPSASFTWTNFWTTRLSARFSLPAQSQRLTRGGPSMGTPFGWTSSLNLGNRASSQTRWTLKLDYGRDDLGRRTEGVNGRVSMVPSPRWQVSLSPSYDHEINPRQYVSVRGGGGPATYGSRYLFAFTDRTTFAMETRLSFTLKPDVNLELYAQPFAASGRYYNFGELEAAGSRFLRTYGTDGTTISAPGTGARTVVDGADSFVIPNRDFNVKSFRSTMVLQWEWRPGSTLYLVWQQDRSDTEAIGNRVGLDDPFRALSATGSNYFAIKASYWLGGLVGG, encoded by the coding sequence ATGACTCGTCGAAGGGTGTTTCCGACGCTGGCCAAATGGGTGGCCGCGGCGAACCTGATCGGTCTCCTCGGTGGGGCCGGGCTGGCAAGCGCTCAGGAGCCGAGCCTAGGAGTCCCGGGCATGTCGCTCAAGCGGGCTGTCGCAGTCGCAGTCCCCCCGGGGAGCATACGCGTTGACGGACGGCTGGACGAAGTATTCTGGGCGCAGATCCCCCCTGTGGCGGACTTCACACAGAAGGAGCCCGTCGAGGGTGCGGATCCCACCGAGCGAACGGAGGTCCGCTTCGCGTTCGACGACGAAGCTCTGTACGTCGGGGCACGGATGTTCAGTAGTGGTGGGCGGGCGGCGATTCAGGCGCCTCTGGGGCGACGCGACGCGGGAGACCTCGCCGAATACCTCCTCGTCTCTCTGGACACGCACCTCGACCGCCGCACCGCATATTCGTTCGGAGTCACCGCGGCCGGTGTGCGCCTCGACCACTTTCACGGAAGCGATAGCGAGAGCGAGGTCGATCGCGGCTTCGATCCGGTCTGGAGGGCGAGCGTTACGACCGATGACACGGGGTGGACCGCCGAGATGTGGATCCCGCTCTCTCAGCTCCGCTACAGCGCCTTGGGGGAACAGGCGTGGGGTCTGAATATGGAGCGCTCGATCCCCTCGAAGAACGAGTCGGACTACTGGATCGCGGTCCCCCGGACCGAGCGCGCGTGGGCGTCTCGCTTCGGTGAACTGCGCGGCGTTCGGACGGAGGACCTCGGGCGGCGCGTCGAACTCCGCCCATACGCGACTGCGGGTTCGAGCCGCAACGGCGACCGGGACCGCGCGAACCCCTTTGACGACGGTGTGAACCTGCGAGGTCGGATCGGTCTCGATCTCAAGATGGGGGTCGGTCCGAACCTGACGCTCGACGCCACGATCACACCGGACTTCGGGCAGGTGGAGGCGGATCCCGCAGTCGTGAACCTGACCGACGCAGAAACGCTCCTCCCAGAGCGGCGGCCCTTCTTCACCGAGGGGAACGCGCTCATCAACGGTCCCGTGAACAACTATTTTTACTCCAGGCGCATCGGGGCCGCACCCCCAGGCTCGGCCCAGGGCGATTTCGTGGACCGACCGAATACCTCTACGATCATCGGCGCGGCGAAGGTCACGGGCCGCCTCCCTTCGGGAACACTCATCGGGGTGCTCGCCGCGGTCACGGGACAAGAGTCCGCAAAGACCTACGATGTCGGGTCCCAGGCCTTCGACGAGGTGGTGGTCGCGCCCCGCACCGCATATGGCAGCGCTCGAGTCCAGCAGGAATTCGGTCCCGACGGGTCATCGGCGGGCGTGATGGTCACGGGTGTTCATCGGGACCTCGCGGCGGATGATCCGCTTGCTTCATCCCTCGTGCAGAACTCGGTGACGGTGAACGGAAACACCTTCCTCCGGCTCGCCGACGCGACGCACGAGTTGTCGATAAGCGGGGGCCTCACCTACGTCGGTGGAGAAAAAGAGGCGATCACTCGGCTGCAACGGAACAGTTCGCGGTATTTCCAGAGGCCGGATGCCACGCACGTCCGCGTGGATCCTGAGCGAACGAGCATGGTGGGTGCCAAGGCAACCGTTCAAGCCGAGAAGATCAGCGGACGGCACTGGCTCTGGAACATCACTGCCGACCTAGAGTCCCCTGAGGGAGAGTTCAACAACCTGGGCCGCCTCGTCACTGGAGATGGGCTGCAACTGCGTCCTTCGATCACGTACCGCGAGTTGACCCCTGGCAGGTTATTCCGCAACTATCGGTTCGACTTCAGCGACACGTCGGAGTGGAACTTCGCCTACGAGCACCAGTCGACGTTTCTCGCGCCCTCGGCCTCGTTCACATGGACCAACTTCTGGACGACCCGGCTCTCGGCGCGCTTCAGCTTACCGGCACAAAGCCAACGCCTGACACGGGGTGGTCCGTCCATGGGAACGCCGTTCGGGTGGACCTCTTCGCTCAACCTCGGCAACCGAGCTTCGTCTCAGACCCGGTGGACGCTCAAGCTCGACTACGGACGTGACGACCTCGGTCGGCGAACCGAGGGCGTCAACGGCAGGGTGTCGATGGTGCCGAGCCCACGTTGGCAGGTGTCGCTGTCTCCTTCCTATGACCACGAGATCAATCCCAGGCAGTACGTATCGGTACGCGGCGGTGGCGGGCCAGCGACCTATGGAAGCCGATACCTCTTCGCGTTCACCGACCGCACCACGTTCGCGATGGAGACGCGGCTCAGCTTCACGCTCAAGCCCGATGTGAATCTTGAACTCTACGCCCAGCCCTTCGCCGCGAGCGGGCGATACTACAACTTCGGCGAGCTCGAAGCCGCCGGCAGCCGATTCCTACGCACCTACGGGACCGACGGCACCACCATCAGCGCCCCCGGAACCGGCGCGCGCACCGTGGTAGACGGAGCCGACTCGTTCGTAATTCCGAACCGTGACTTCAACGTGAAGTCGTTTCGGAGCACGATGGTGCTGCAGTGGGAGTGGCGCCCTGGAAGCACCCTTTACCTAGTGTGGCAGCAGGATCGCAGCGACACCGAGGCGATCGGGAACCGGGTCGGCCTCGACGATCCATTCCGCGCGTTGAGCGCTACGGGGAGCAACTATTTCGCGATCAAGGCGAGCTATTGGCTCGGCGGGCTCGTCGGCGGGTAG
- a CDS encoding creatininase family protein has translation MDIRQLSFALASVLLISGGLNAQTTGDPYIEQMTWTEIRDAMAAGTTKVIVPIGGTEQNGPHMVMGKHNYVVTFAAALMARQLGDALVAPTVAWVPEGSYEADGFGDKPGVITNPSPSYNNLLEAAARSLASHGFTEIIFIADSGGDQPGMAEVAGRLNTEWAGGATKVFALTDYYQKGQEYSRAWLKAAYGYDMETIGSHAGITDTSAVMYVFAEGVRKDRRYRLGGRPDAGVTGDPTLATPEIGRMVVTFKVVAAMQQYEAIKAPPRRGRGE, from the coding sequence ATGGACATCAGACAACTCTCTTTCGCGCTCGCCTCGGTCCTTCTCATTTCCGGCGGGCTCAACGCCCAAACGACCGGTGACCCCTACATCGAGCAGATGACGTGGACGGAGATCCGCGACGCGATGGCCGCAGGCACGACCAAGGTCATCGTGCCGATCGGCGGGACCGAGCAGAACGGGCCCCACATGGTCATGGGCAAGCACAACTACGTCGTTACCTTCGCCGCGGCTTTGATGGCGAGACAACTCGGAGATGCGCTCGTCGCCCCGACCGTCGCCTGGGTTCCCGAGGGCAGCTATGAGGCGGACGGCTTCGGTGACAAGCCCGGTGTGATCACCAACCCTTCGCCGAGCTACAACAACCTTCTCGAGGCCGCAGCCCGGAGCCTGGCATCACACGGCTTCACCGAGATCATCTTCATCGCCGACAGCGGTGGAGACCAGCCCGGAATGGCCGAGGTAGCCGGCAGGCTCAACACCGAGTGGGCCGGCGGAGCGACGAAGGTCTTCGCGCTCACAGACTACTACCAGAAGGGGCAAGAATATTCCCGAGCCTGGCTCAAGGCCGCATACGGTTACGACATGGAGACGATCGGAAGCCACGCGGGCATCACAGACACGTCGGCGGTGATGTACGTGTTTGCGGAAGGCGTGCGAAAGGACCGCCGATACCGTTTGGGCGGGCGGCCCGACGCCGGCGTGACCGGTGATCCCACCCTGGCAACACCCGAGATCGGACGGATGGTCGTCACATTCAAAGTCGTGGCAGCCATGCAGCAGTACGAGGCGATCAAGGCGCCACCGCGACGGGGGCGGGGCGAGTAG
- a CDS encoding creatininase family protein, whose protein sequence is MKRSWLLAVGALAVAPALLLSQAPPNSVFIEALTWEEIRDDIAAGKTTIIIPTAGTEQKGPHMVMGEHKYVMEYTMNEVARVLGNALVSPIMTYVPEGNWGEQPTGHMRMPGTITLPEEWFRDLLIHTAKSHATGGFTDIVFIGDSGGNQRGMSAVTDQLNHEWADTGIRAHFIGDYYAKSNDDINAYLRALGFADAQIGTHAGLIDTSQMLFVNPHHVRMDKAVPNGGFAGSGVSGDPSLATAALGEAQLRIKIDNALAQIRASVGTR, encoded by the coding sequence ATGAAAAGAAGTTGGCTTCTGGCCGTCGGCGCGCTCGCCGTCGCCCCCGCCCTGCTGCTCTCCCAGGCTCCCCCCAATTCAGTGTTCATCGAAGCTCTTACGTGGGAGGAGATCCGTGACGACATCGCCGCGGGTAAGACGACGATCATCATTCCGACCGCCGGGACCGAGCAGAAAGGTCCGCACATGGTGATGGGCGAGCACAAGTACGTCATGGAGTACACCATGAACGAGGTGGCCCGCGTGCTCGGTAACGCGCTGGTGTCGCCCATCATGACCTATGTGCCCGAAGGCAACTGGGGAGAACAACCGACCGGTCACATGCGCATGCCCGGGACGATCACGCTGCCCGAGGAGTGGTTTCGTGACCTGCTGATCCATACCGCGAAGAGTCACGCTACCGGGGGCTTCACCGACATCGTCTTCATCGGCGACTCGGGTGGGAACCAACGCGGCATGAGCGCCGTGACCGATCAACTCAACCACGAGTGGGCCGACACCGGCATACGCGCGCACTTCATCGGTGACTACTACGCGAAGAGCAACGACGACATCAACGCATACCTAAGGGCTCTGGGCTTCGCCGATGCCCAGATCGGCACCCACGCGGGGCTGATCGACACTTCGCAGATGTTGTTCGTGAACCCGCACCACGTGCGCATGGACAAGGCCGTGCCCAACGGCGGTTTTGCGGGGTCGGGGGTGAGCGGCGATCCGTCGCTCGCTACCGCCGCGCTGGGCGAGGCACAGCTTCGAATCAAGATCGACAACGCTCTGGCACAGATCCGTGCCAGCGTCGGAACCCGCTAG
- a CDS encoding DUF4159 domain-containing protein has product MIPGWVATHKARVIVPIVCFLLLTAFQVRTRAGWGTGWRPTPLREGLPTASNGVPNRSFTFCRLLYQSVRREPGGYGWNTDYPGSDYNFVLRMEELTTTRPAKWADGEPGYAVVRPDQDELYECPFIFMSDVGTLGFDEGEVDHLRDYLLKGGFIWVDDFWGSNAWDQWESQIRRVLPDHSIVDIGPDHTLMHTLYSVEEIPQIPSIQWWRRNGGYETSERGRDSETPHLRAIFDEEGRPLVIMTHNTDIADGWEREGEEDDYFFAYSPQAYALGINVVLYSLTH; this is encoded by the coding sequence GTGATCCCCGGGTGGGTGGCGACGCACAAGGCCCGGGTGATCGTCCCGATCGTGTGTTTCCTCCTGCTCACCGCGTTCCAAGTCCGTACCCGCGCGGGGTGGGGCACAGGGTGGAGACCGACCCCACTTCGGGAAGGTCTCCCGACGGCTTCCAACGGGGTCCCAAACCGGAGTTTCACGTTCTGCCGGCTCTTGTATCAGAGCGTGAGACGCGAACCAGGTGGGTATGGGTGGAATACTGACTATCCCGGTTCGGACTACAACTTCGTGCTCCGCATGGAGGAGCTCACCACGACCCGGCCGGCGAAGTGGGCGGATGGAGAACCGGGCTACGCTGTAGTCCGTCCCGACCAGGACGAACTCTACGAGTGCCCCTTCATCTTCATGTCGGATGTGGGCACGCTGGGATTCGATGAAGGCGAAGTGGACCACCTCCGCGACTACCTCCTCAAGGGCGGCTTCATCTGGGTCGACGACTTCTGGGGGAGTAACGCTTGGGATCAATGGGAGAGCCAGATTCGCCGTGTGCTTCCGGATCACTCAATCGTTGACATCGGACCGGATCATACGCTGATGCACACGCTCTATTCCGTAGAGGAGATCCCACAGATTCCCTCCATCCAGTGGTGGCGCAGGAACGGAGGATACGAGACCTCCGAACGTGGCCGAGACAGCGAGACGCCGCACCTGCGGGCCATCTTTGACGAAGAGGGCCGCCCTCTGGTGATCATGACGCACAACACCGATATCGCTGATGGATGGGAACGAGAGGGGGAGGAGGACGACTACTTCTTCGCCTACTCTCCCCAGGCGTACGCCCTCGGTATTAACGTCGTTCTCTACTCACTGACTCACTGA
- a CDS encoding sulfoxide reductase heme-binding subunit YedZ — protein MDQKKSVLLLKVLLWLGASAPGAWLIAGVFQEWLGANPIEKLTHVTGMTALILLLLTLSITPLRRMTGWNPVIKLRRPMGLFAFFYAFSHFGIWAGLDMTLVWEWMVEDILERPYITVGFSAFVILIPLALTSTRGWIRRLGKRWAVLHRGVYVAAILGVVHFFWLVKADLRLPLLFAAALVVLFGFRVTEALKKRQKASH, from the coding sequence ATGGATCAGAAGAAGAGCGTCCTTCTCCTAAAGGTCCTGCTATGGCTCGGTGCGTCGGCGCCTGGGGCGTGGCTGATCGCAGGTGTGTTTCAGGAATGGCTGGGTGCCAACCCAATCGAGAAACTGACACACGTCACCGGGATGACGGCCCTCATATTGCTGCTGCTCACCCTGTCGATCACTCCACTACGGCGCATGACAGGATGGAATCCGGTCATCAAGCTCCGGCGACCCATGGGGTTGTTCGCGTTCTTCTACGCGTTCTCCCATTTCGGGATCTGGGCCGGGCTTGATATGACTTTGGTTTGGGAGTGGATGGTCGAGGACATTCTAGAGCGTCCGTATATCACGGTGGGCTTCAGTGCGTTCGTGATCCTCATCCCATTGGCGCTTACGTCGACCAGGGGCTGGATCCGACGTCTAGGAAAGCGGTGGGCTGTACTGCATCGCGGTGTGTATGTCGCGGCCATCCTGGGGGTTGTCCACTTCTTTTGGCTGGTGAAAGCCGATTTGCGACTTCCGCTTCTCTTTGCGGCGGCCCTCGTCGTTCTCTTTGGATTCCGCGTCACGGAAGCTCTCAAGAAACGTCAGAAGGCGTCCCATTAG
- the msrP gene encoding protein-methionine-sulfoxide reductase catalytic subunit MsrP has translation MIIRVRKPSDLPSSEITSESVYVDRRRFIRDAAAGAAALALAPKLLGAAEGRPRQQIPARFQNMKSELGEDLNSYEDVTTYNNFYEFGTAKGDPAKNSGPFNPNPWTVSISGHVNKPGDYQLEDFLAPHTIEDRVYRLRCVEAWSMVIPWRGFPLADLVRRVEPTGNAKYLEFKTVVRPEEMVGQRRGILDWPYIEGLRLDEAMNPLALLANGVYGMDLPNQNGAPLRLITPWKYGFKGVKSIVSIRFVEEMPVNTWQVQNSNEYGFFANVNPEVDHPRWTQARERRLGEIRRRRTLMFNGYGDEVAHMYAGMDLQRWK, from the coding sequence ATGATCATCCGTGTTCGAAAGCCTTCTGATCTGCCCTCATCTGAGATCACGTCGGAGAGCGTCTATGTCGACCGTCGTCGGTTCATCAGGGACGCGGCCGCTGGTGCGGCGGCGCTTGCGCTCGCGCCGAAGTTGCTCGGTGCCGCCGAGGGTCGTCCTCGCCAACAAATCCCGGCTCGTTTCCAGAACATGAAATCCGAGTTGGGGGAGGATCTGAACTCGTACGAAGATGTCACGACGTACAACAACTTCTACGAATTCGGCACCGCAAAAGGCGATCCGGCAAAAAATTCGGGACCGTTCAATCCGAATCCTTGGACCGTCTCGATCTCCGGGCATGTCAACAAACCGGGTGACTATCAGCTCGAGGATTTCCTGGCGCCGCACACGATTGAGGACCGAGTGTATCGACTAAGGTGCGTCGAGGCTTGGTCCATGGTCATCCCGTGGCGCGGCTTCCCGCTGGCTGACCTCGTCCGGCGGGTCGAACCCACGGGGAATGCCAAATACCTCGAGTTCAAGACCGTCGTACGACCAGAGGAGATGGTCGGGCAGCGCAGGGGAATACTCGACTGGCCTTACATCGAAGGGCTACGCCTGGATGAAGCCATGAATCCGCTGGCCCTTTTGGCCAACGGTGTCTACGGGATGGACCTGCCCAACCAAAACGGTGCGCCGCTTAGGTTGATCACTCCTTGGAAGTACGGTTTTAAGGGGGTCAAGTCGATCGTGAGCATCCGTTTTGTGGAGGAGATGCCGGTCAACACTTGGCAGGTACAGAACTCCAACGAGTACGGCTTCTTCGCGAACGTGAACCCCGAAGTCGATCATCCTAGGTGGACGCAGGCTCGGGAACGTCGATTGGGTGAGATCCGCCGTCGCCGGACGTTGATGTTCAACGGATACGGTGATGAGGTCGCCCATATGTACGCCGGCATGGATCTCCAGCGCTGGAAGTAG
- a CDS encoding thioredoxin family protein produces the protein MLTTLTLASLFAFSPAVGPSICVAPGPTEVIENYRELYQAGIGYEAFLEAANRRKDLWHGNSAKAEGIAMSVVERARAVGGTWHFLVVAIDSCSDSVSTVPYLAELAAQVDGLEVRIVDPTAGRAVMEGHRTPDGRASTPTVLLLDSEYEEAGCFIERPISLQDWMLANDGKIARADLIKQKMEWYAENAGQETVAELVSILEAAASGRAVCGR, from the coding sequence ATGCTCACTACTCTGACGCTCGCTTCGCTTTTCGCCTTCAGCCCCGCCGTCGGACCTTCGATTTGTGTGGCCCCTGGTCCCACTGAGGTGATCGAAAATTACCGCGAGCTGTATCAGGCCGGCATCGGATACGAAGCGTTCCTCGAGGCCGCGAATCGTCGGAAAGATCTGTGGCACGGCAATTCGGCGAAGGCAGAAGGGATTGCGATGTCCGTGGTGGAACGAGCCCGTGCGGTCGGTGGCACCTGGCACTTCTTAGTGGTCGCGATCGACTCCTGCTCCGACTCGGTCTCCACCGTGCCTTACCTCGCAGAGTTGGCGGCTCAGGTCGATGGCTTGGAAGTCCGGATCGTTGATCCGACGGCTGGACGAGCTGTGATGGAAGGACACCGTACACCGGACGGCCGAGCCTCTACTCCGACCGTGCTTCTTTTGGATTCGGAATATGAAGAGGCGGGGTGTTTCATCGAGCGTCCGATCTCTTTGCAAGATTGGATGTTGGCGAACGACGGCAAGATCGCCCGCGCTGACCTCATCAAGCAAAAGATGGAGTGGTACGCGGAGAACGCTGGCCAGGAGACCGTTGCGGAGTTGGTCTCGATCCTCGAAGCGGCGGCCAGTGGTCGAGCCGTTTGTGGTCGCTAG